One Mesorhizobium sp. L-2-11 genomic region harbors:
- a CDS encoding F0F1 ATP synthase subunit gamma translates to MPSLKDLRNRIASVKATQKITKAMQMVAAAKLRRAQEAAEAARPYSERMGAVLANITQAIGGGGEAPALMTGTGKDDVHLLVVCTAERGLCGGFNSQIARLARDHIRKLLADGKQVKIICVGKKGFDILRRDYAALILERVDLREVKTLGFVNADAIAKKVIQLFDEGGFDICTLFYSQFKSVISQIPTTQQIIPAGVPAATAEATDGGSAVYEYEPEPGEILSDLIPRNISVQVFRALLENAAGEMGAKMSAMDNATRNAGDMINKLSITYNRQRQAQITKELIEIISGAEAL, encoded by the coding sequence ATGCCTTCATTAAAAGACCTTCGTAACCGTATCGCCTCGGTCAAGGCGACACAGAAGATCACTAAGGCGATGCAGATGGTCGCCGCGGCGAAGCTGCGCCGCGCGCAGGAGGCGGCGGAAGCCGCGCGCCCCTATTCGGAGCGCATGGGTGCAGTGCTGGCCAACATCACCCAGGCGATCGGCGGCGGTGGCGAGGCCCCGGCGCTGATGACCGGCACCGGCAAGGACGACGTGCATCTGCTCGTCGTCTGCACCGCGGAGCGTGGTCTGTGCGGCGGTTTCAATTCGCAGATCGCACGCCTTGCCCGCGACCATATCCGCAAGCTTTTGGCCGACGGCAAGCAGGTCAAGATCATCTGCGTCGGCAAGAAGGGGTTCGACATCCTGCGTCGTGACTACGCAGCGCTGATCCTCGAACGCGTCGACTTGCGCGAGGTAAAGACGCTGGGCTTCGTCAATGCCGATGCCATTGCCAAAAAAGTCATCCAGCTCTTCGACGAGGGCGGCTTCGACATCTGCACGCTGTTTTATTCGCAGTTCAAATCGGTGATCAGCCAGATCCCGACAACCCAGCAGATCATCCCGGCAGGCGTGCCTGCCGCTACCGCCGAAGCGACCGACGGCGGCAGTGCCGTCTATGAATACGAGCCGGAGCCGGGCGAAATCCTCTCCGATCTCATTCCGCGCAACATTTCCGTCCAGGTATTTCGCGCGCTGCTCGAGAACGCCGCCGGCGAGATGGGCGCCAAGATGAGCGCCATGGACAATGCGACGCGCAATGCCGGCGACATGATCAACAAACTGTCGATCACCTACAACCGCCAGCGGCAGGCGCAGATCACCAAGGAATTGATCGAAATCATTTCGGGCGCCGAGGCGCTCTAG
- the atpD gene encoding F0F1 ATP synthase subunit beta, with protein MAKAATPEKAAPKTAATAAAPAKAPAAAAKAAPARKAAAPAKAAAAKAPTVAIKKTGLAGKVRQVIGAVVDVQFGEHLPAILNALETSNVGNRLVLEVAQHLGENTVRCIAMDSTEGLVRGQEVYDTGAPITVPVGPGMLGRIINVIGEPVDEAGPVDGIEMRSIHQPAPTYVEQSTEAQILVTGIKVLDLLAPYARGGKIGLFGGAGVGKTVLIQELINNVAKAHGGFSVFAGVGERTREGNDLYHEFIESGVNKQGGGEGSKAALVYGQMNEPPGARARVGLTGLTVAEYFRDQGQDVLFFVDNIFRFTQAGSEVSALLGRIPSAVGYQPTLATDMGALQERITTTTKGSITSVQAIYVPADDLTDPAPATSFAHLDATTVLNRAISEKGIYPAVDPLDSTSRMLDPMVVGEEHYQVARQVQSILQRYKSLQDIIAILGMDELSEEDKQTVARARKIERFLSQPFFVAEVFTGAPGKLVDLADTIKGFKGLCNGDYDHLPEAAFYMVGGIEEAVEKAQRLAAEAA; from the coding sequence ATGGCGAAAGCAGCGACCCCAGAGAAGGCGGCCCCGAAGACCGCCGCGACGGCGGCAGCACCGGCAAAGGCTCCGGCAGCTGCAGCGAAGGCGGCTCCGGCCAGGAAGGCGGCAGCGCCCGCCAAGGCCGCCGCGGCGAAGGCGCCGACCGTTGCCATCAAGAAGACCGGCTTGGCCGGCAAGGTTCGCCAGGTCATCGGCGCCGTTGTCGACGTGCAGTTCGGCGAACATCTGCCGGCGATCCTGAACGCGCTGGAAACGTCCAATGTCGGCAATCGTCTCGTGCTCGAAGTGGCTCAGCATCTCGGCGAGAACACGGTGCGCTGCATCGCCATGGACTCGACCGAAGGTCTGGTTCGCGGCCAGGAGGTCTATGACACCGGCGCGCCAATCACCGTGCCGGTCGGCCCGGGCATGCTCGGCCGCATCATCAACGTCATCGGCGAGCCGGTCGACGAGGCAGGCCCGGTCGACGGCATCGAGATGCGTTCCATCCACCAGCCGGCGCCGACCTATGTCGAGCAGTCGACGGAAGCGCAGATCCTGGTCACCGGCATCAAGGTTCTCGACCTTCTGGCACCCTATGCCCGCGGCGGCAAGATCGGCCTGTTCGGCGGCGCCGGCGTCGGCAAGACGGTGCTGATCCAGGAATTGATCAACAACGTCGCCAAGGCGCATGGCGGCTTCTCGGTGTTCGCCGGCGTCGGCGAGCGCACCCGCGAGGGCAACGATCTCTATCACGAGTTCATCGAGTCCGGCGTCAATAAGCAGGGCGGCGGCGAAGGATCCAAGGCGGCGCTCGTCTACGGCCAGATGAACGAGCCGCCGGGCGCGCGCGCCCGCGTCGGCCTGACCGGGCTGACAGTTGCCGAATATTTCCGCGACCAGGGCCAGGACGTGCTGTTCTTCGTCGACAACATCTTCCGCTTCACGCAGGCGGGTTCCGAAGTGTCGGCGCTGCTCGGCCGTATTCCTTCGGCCGTGGGCTACCAGCCGACGCTGGCCACCGACATGGGCGCGCTGCAGGAGCGCATCACGACGACGACCAAGGGCTCGATCACCTCGGTGCAGGCGATCTACGTGCCGGCGGACGATCTGACCGACCCGGCGCCGGCGACCTCGTTCGCCCACCTCGACGCGACGACCGTGCTCAACCGCGCGATCTCGGAAAAGGGCATCTATCCGGCCGTCGATCCGCTCGATTCGACCTCGCGCATGCTCGACCCGATGGTCGTCGGCGAGGAACACTACCAAGTCGCCCGCCAGGTGCAGTCGATCCTGCAGCGCTACAAGTCGCTGCAGGACATCATCGCCATCCTGGGCATGGACGAGCTGTCGGAAGAGGACAAGCAGACGGTGGCCCGCGCCCGCAAGATCGAGCGCTTCCTGTCGCAGCCCTTCTTCGTCGCCGAAGTGTTCACCGGCGCGCCTGGCAAGCTGGTCGATCTCGCTGACACCATCAAGGGCTTCAAGGGCCTCTGCAACGGCGACTACGACCACCTGCCGGAAGCCGCCTTCTACATGGTAGGCGGCATC
- the atpA gene encoding F0F1 ATP synthase subunit alpha yields MDIRAAEISAILKDQIKNFGKEAEVSEVGQVLSVGDGIARVYGLDNVQAGEMVEFPGGIRGMALNLEADNVGVVIFGADRDIKEGDIVKRTGAIVDTPVGMGLLGRVVDALGNPIDGKGPIQATERKRVDVKAPGIIPRKSVNEPMSTGLKAIDALIPVGRGQRELVIGDRQTGKTAIILDTMLNQKSVHEHGPEKEKLYCVYVAVGQKRSTVAQFVKVLEERGALDYSIIIAATASDPAPMQFLAPFTACTMGEYFRDNGMHALISYDDLSKQAVAYRQMSLLLRRPPGREAYPGDVFYLHSRLLERAAKLNDDNGGGSLTALPIIETQANDVSAYIPTNVISITDGQIFLETNLFFQGVRPAVNVGLSVSRVGSSAQIKAMKQVAGSIKGELAQYREMAAFAQFGSDLDAATQRLLNRGARLTELLKQPQFSPLRVEEQVAVIFAGVNGYLDKLAIDQISKFEHGLLSHMRSAGKEVLDGIRKEKALSDDLRAKLKAEIDTFAKTFA; encoded by the coding sequence ATGGACATCCGCGCCGCGGAAATTTCCGCAATTCTGAAAGACCAGATCAAGAATTTCGGCAAGGAGGCCGAGGTCTCCGAAGTCGGCCAGGTTCTGTCCGTCGGTGACGGCATCGCCCGCGTCTACGGCCTCGACAACGTCCAGGCCGGCGAGATGGTCGAGTTCCCCGGCGGCATCCGCGGTATGGCGCTCAATCTCGAAGCCGACAATGTCGGCGTCGTCATCTTCGGCGCTGACCGCGACATCAAGGAAGGCGATATCGTCAAGCGCACCGGCGCCATCGTCGATACGCCGGTCGGCATGGGCCTGCTCGGCCGCGTCGTCGACGCGCTCGGCAACCCGATCGACGGCAAGGGGCCGATCCAGGCGACCGAGCGCAAACGCGTCGACGTCAAGGCGCCCGGCATCATTCCGCGCAAATCGGTGAACGAGCCGATGTCGACCGGCCTCAAGGCCATCGACGCGCTGATCCCGGTCGGCCGCGGCCAGCGCGAACTGGTCATCGGCGATCGCCAGACCGGCAAGACCGCGATCATCCTCGACACGATGCTCAACCAGAAATCGGTGCACGAGCACGGGCCGGAGAAGGAAAAGCTCTACTGCGTCTACGTCGCCGTCGGCCAGAAGCGGTCGACCGTCGCGCAGTTCGTGAAAGTTCTCGAAGAGCGCGGCGCGCTCGATTATTCGATCATCATCGCCGCCACCGCTTCCGATCCGGCGCCGATGCAGTTCCTGGCGCCGTTCACCGCCTGCACGATGGGCGAATATTTCCGCGACAACGGCATGCACGCGCTGATCAGCTACGACGATCTGTCGAAGCAGGCCGTCGCCTATCGCCAGATGTCGCTGCTGCTGCGCCGCCCGCCTGGCCGCGAAGCCTATCCGGGCGACGTCTTCTACCTGCATTCGCGCCTGCTGGAGCGGGCCGCCAAGCTCAATGACGACAATGGCGGTGGTTCGCTGACGGCTCTGCCGATCATCGAGACCCAGGCCAACGACGTGTCGGCCTATATCCCGACCAACGTCATCTCGATCACCGACGGCCAGATCTTCCTGGAAACCAATCTGTTCTTCCAGGGCGTCCGCCCGGCGGTCAATGTCGGCCTGTCGGTGTCGCGCGTCGGCTCCTCGGCGCAGATCAAGGCGATGAAGCAGGTCGCCGGCTCGATCAAGGGCGAACTCGCGCAGTACCGCGAAATGGCGGCCTTCGCCCAGTTCGGCTCCGACCTCGACGCCGCGACGCAGCGCCTGCTCAACCGCGGTGCGCGCCTGACCGAACTCCTGAAGCAGCCGCAGTTCTCGCCGCTCAGGGTCGAAGAACAGGTCGCGGTGATCTTCGCCGGCGTCAACGGCTATCTCGACAAGCTGGCAATCGATCAGATCAGCAAATTCGAGCATGGCCTGCTCAGCCACATGCGTTCGGCCGGCAAGGAGGTGCTCGACGGCATCCGCAAGGAGAAGGCGCTGTCGGACGATCTGCGCGCCAAGCTGAAGGCGGAGATCGACACCTTCGCCAAGACCTTTGCTTGA